GTCTATGAGCCGCGTTGGGGCGGAGGCCGCGTCGTTCGTGTGCAGTGTCGAGAGCACGAGATGGCCCGTGAGGGAGGCCTGGATGGCCGCGCGGGCCGTCTCCACGTCGCGGATTTCCCCGATCATCACCACGTCCGGGTCATGGCGGAGGATCGCGCGCAGGCCAGCCTCGAAGGTCATCCCCACCGCGGCGTTCACGGGGATCTGGTTCACGCCGTGCAGGTGGTATTCCACCGGGTCCTCGATCGTGAGCACCTTGAGGCCGGGCCCGATGATTTCGTTGAGCGCGGCGTAAAGCGTCGTGGTCTTGCCGGAACCGGTCGGCCCCGTGACGAGCACGATGCCGTGCGGCCGGTCGATGAGCAGGCGGAAGCGCGCGTAAGTCTCGTCGTCCATGCCGAGTTGCTGCACGGTGAAGAGCACGTTGGCCTTGTCGAGCAGGCGCATGACCACGCCCTCGCCGAAGAGCATCGGGATGACGCTCACGCGCACGTCCACCTGCCGGCGGCCGACGTTGAACTTGATGCGGCCGTCCTGCGGGATGCGGCGCTCGGTGATGTTCAGGTTCGCCATGATCTTCACGCGGCTGATGATCGCGGCCTGGTAGCGGTGCATCTGCGGCGGCACGGACGCCTCCTGCAGCACGCCGTCAATGCGGTAGCGGATGGACAGCTCGTGCTCGTAGGGCTCGATGTGGATGTCGCTCGCCCGTTCGTTCACGGCCTCGAGGATGATCTCGTTGACGAGCTTGATGACGCTCGCCTCCTGCGCCATCTCGAGCAGGTCGTCGGTCGCGTCGCCGGTGACGGCGGCCTCGGGCAGGTCTCCGCCCGCGAGTTCGTCGAGCGTGTCGCCGCCGAGCCCGTAGTGGAGCTTGATGAGCTTCTCAATGTCGTCGCGCGGCGCGAGGACGGGCTGGATTTGCAGCCCGGTCATCATCCGCACCTCGTCGAGCGCGTGGAAATCGAACGCGTCGCTCGTTGCCACGCGGAGCAGGCCATCCTCGAGCGCGAGCGGGAGCAGGCGCTTCTTGAAGATGACCTTGAGCGGCAGCGCGGCGAGCGTCGCGGGCCCGATGGTGACATCCGCGAGGTCGGCCATCGGCAGGCGGAGCTGCTCGGCCATGACCTCGAGCAGTTGCCGTTCACTGAGCCAACCGAGTTGCGCGATGGCGCGGTCGAGCCGCAACCCCTGCGCCTGCTGCAGCGCCTGCGCCTCCGCGAGTCGCTCGGCGGAGAGCATGCCTTTGTCAAGCAGGAGACGGTCGAGAGTCATCGGTTCCAGGGCAACGCGCCATTCATGGGACGCTGCACTTCAACGCATCATCCACGCGGCGTCACGAAGAAACTCGGCCTTCCGCGGCGGGCATCCACGCGCTACCCTCCCGCCGGTCACGCATGAAGATCCGCGACATTCGCTGCGCCGGGCTCCGCGGCGCCACGCCCGAGGGAGGGTGGAGCAACGAGCTTCGGCCCGAGGACTGCGTCCACACACTGGTCGCGGTGCACACGGACGAAGGTTTGACCGGCCTCGGCTCGGTGTTCACGAATGACGCGCTCGTTCGCGCGGCGATCGCGGTGGTTGAACCGCTGTGGCGCGGCGAGAACGCGCTCGAACCCGAGCGCGTGAGCGAAACGCTCCACCAAAACACCTTCTGGCTCGGGCGCGGCGGGTCCATCACACACGCGATCAGCGGCATCGACATCGCGTTATGGGACTTGCTCGGCAAGGCCACCGGGCAGCCCGTCGGGCGGTTGCTCGGCGGGCGGCATCGCGAGCGGGTCAAGCCCTACGCCTCCGTGCTCATGGATGAGCCGGAGAAGCTCCGCGACCACTTGCTCGAAGTGAAGGCGCGGGGATTCCGCGCCTTCAAGATTGGATGGGGCCCCTTCGGTCGCCGCGGGAGTTTTGCTTCCGATGAGGCGATCGTGCGCGCCGCGCGCGATGCGGTCAGCGCGGACTCACTTCTCATGGTGGACGCCGGCGCAAGCGACGCCTGGTGGCCCAACGGCTACAAGTGGGCGCTGCGGACTTGCATGATGCTCCGGGACTACGACGTGCACTGGTTCGAAGAGGCGCTGCTGCCCGACGCGATCGAGGACCACGCGACACTTCGCGAGCATTCCCCCGTGCCGATCGCGGGCGGCGAGGTGCTCACGCGGCGGCAGTCCTTTCAACCGTGGCTTGAACGGCGCGCGCTCGACATCGTGCAGCCGGATGTCACAAAAGTCGGCGGCATCAGCGAGGAGCGGCGCATCGCGTGGATGGCGCAGGAGCACGGCGTTCGATTCATCCCGCACGGTTGGAACACGGCGGTCGGGCTTGCGGCGGACCTCCAGCTCGCCTCCGCGTTTCCCGGCACGGACCTCGTGGAATATCTCACCGGCTCGCCGTTCATCGACGAGATTGCCGCGGGTGGCTGGACACTCGACGCGTCCGGGATGCTTCCGATTCCCGACGCGCCCGGGCTCGGGCTCGCGCTCGACCCCGACGCCGTGAGGCGCTACACGCGCGGCGAGAAACTCCTCGATTGATGGTGCGACCGCGCGCCCCACTCATTCCGTGATTGTCCTTCGCCGCGCCGACCGCTAAACCACCGCACCGTCACGATGACACTCACCCCTGACCGCCGGATGGCGCTCGTCGCCACAGTCGTGATCGCGGCCGACCAGTTGACGAAGCTGGCCGTGCTGCGCTACCTCGGCTACGCGGAGCAACGCGAAGTCATCGAGGGGTTCTTCCGCTTCGTCCACTGGGGCAACACCGGCGCGGCGTGGAGCCTTTTTCACGGCAACAACGAGCTGCTCGCCATCGTTTCGCTCGTCGCGCTGCTGGCGCTGTTCCTGTTTCGCCATCACTTCGAGACGCGCACGTCGCTCGGGCAGGTCGCCCTCGGACTCATGTTCGGTGGCATCGTGGGAAACCTCGCGGACCGGCTCATGGAATCGCGCCGGCACGTCGTGGACTTCATCTACTTCTACGTCGAGCGGCGCGGGGGCGGCGAGGTCGGCTTCCCCGCGTTCAATGTCGCGGATAGCGCCATCTGCATCGGCGTCGGGCTGCTTTTCCTCCTCTCGTGCAAGGCGGAGCCGGCGGCGCCGGCTAAATCCCCGGCACCCGCAGACACGGCGAAGTCCTGAGCCAATCACCCGCGCGGCACCACGGGCGCCGGATGCCATCCTCCATCCCCCATCCTTCATCGTCGCCGATTCTGATCGCCGGCCCCACGGCGTCGGGCAAGAGCGCCGTCGCGCTCGAGATCGCGCAGCGCGTCGGCGGCGAAATCATCTCCGTGGACTCCATGCAGGTCTATCGCGGGCTCGACCTCGGCACGGCCAAGCCCACGCCGGCCGAGCGGGCGCGGGTCCCGCATCACCTCGTGGATGTCGTGGACCTGGCGGACTCCTTCGACGCCGCGACCTTCCTCCGGCTTGCGGGCGAAGCCGCAACTCAAATCACCTCGCGGGGCCGGGTGCCGGTCTTCTGCGGCGGGACCGGGCTGTATTTCAAGGCGTGGATCGAAGGGCTTGCGGGCGCACCCGCGCCCGATCCGGCGCTCCGCGCGGAGCTCGAGGTGACCCCACGCGAGGAACTCCTG
This is a stretch of genomic DNA from Verrucomicrobiota bacterium. It encodes these proteins:
- a CDS encoding mandelate racemase/muconate lactonizing enzyme family protein; the encoded protein is MKIRDIRCAGLRGATPEGGWSNELRPEDCVHTLVAVHTDEGLTGLGSVFTNDALVRAAIAVVEPLWRGENALEPERVSETLHQNTFWLGRGGSITHAISGIDIALWDLLGKATGQPVGRLLGGRHRERVKPYASVLMDEPEKLRDHLLEVKARGFRAFKIGWGPFGRRGSFASDEAIVRAARDAVSADSLLMVDAGASDAWWPNGYKWALRTCMMLRDYDVHWFEEALLPDAIEDHATLREHSPVPIAGGEVLTRRQSFQPWLERRALDIVQPDVTKVGGISEERRIAWMAQEHGVRFIPHGWNTAVGLAADLQLASAFPGTDLVEYLTGSPFIDEIAAGGWTLDASGMLPIPDAPGLGLALDPDAVRRYTRGEKLLD
- a CDS encoding type II/IV secretion system protein, translated to MTLDRLLLDKGMLSAERLAEAQALQQAQGLRLDRAIAQLGWLSERQLLEVMAEQLRLPMADLADVTIGPATLAALPLKVIFKKRLLPLALEDGLLRVATSDAFDFHALDEVRMMTGLQIQPVLAPRDDIEKLIKLHYGLGGDTLDELAGGDLPEAAVTGDATDDLLEMAQEASVIKLVNEIILEAVNERASDIHIEPYEHELSIRYRIDGVLQEASVPPQMHRYQAAIISRVKIMANLNITERRIPQDGRIKFNVGRRQVDVRVSVIPMLFGEGVVMRLLDKANVLFTVQQLGMDDETYARFRLLIDRPHGIVLVTGPTGSGKTTTLYAALNEIIGPGLKVLTIEDPVEYHLHGVNQIPVNAAVGMTFEAGLRAILRHDPDVVMIGEIRDVETARAAIQASLTGHLVLSTLHTNDAASAPTRLIDMGVEPYLVASTLTGSMAQRLVRKICPKCRAPYSPDAATLPRDLMLGAGEQLLRGAGCDHCRKTGFRGRMGLFELMTVNEEIAARILVRETTPRLVACARESGLRLLREDGWQKVRRGETTVDEVLTCTAL
- the lspA gene encoding signal peptidase II; translated protein: MTLTPDRRMALVATVVIAADQLTKLAVLRYLGYAEQREVIEGFFRFVHWGNTGAAWSLFHGNNELLAIVSLVALLALFLFRHHFETRTSLGQVALGLMFGGIVGNLADRLMESRRHVVDFIYFYVERRGGGEVGFPAFNVADSAICIGVGLLFLLSCKAEPAAPAKSPAPADTAKS